A region from the Halichondria panicea chromosome 11, odHalPani1.1, whole genome shotgun sequence genome encodes:
- the LOC135343850 gene encoding uncharacterized protein LOC135343850, giving the protein MMVSLSIWILGTILLTCRAQEYYVTTNSSACPPDAINCHTLDYYAINGSTRWLGKENVSLIFLEGNHTTLNGYFWISGVNFLTITSSGDRDSVYIFDTFPFLALAYKSLVIKNLNFDNCYLYSYLQHTNKPSTNVTDVMRIRDLNLRNSLVYIYTAEWGNIRDILVELKELTTDNSFQLFYFDFYAFHTVLTISNCVFQQPVSVIIFRNSIQVNVTVTDSIFRRINRQSALQFSLSNTVTGAVTKDFECSLILENVSFIENSVTSLEIQQPMDVIINGSQFINNSGLLGGAINVSDSRLFFVGDNLFLNNFGSNGGAIHLLNSVILLQTNSSIIFQENRASEIGGAISIEPGTNQGNCFYSLTFDVDKESTSIPVSIVFDNNTALTGSDIYGAGLQNDCKVTPNGNINSCDIQNSVFTFLTRTASSVSTSPKRVCLCKNGVPQCANIDYIFYNMSAAPGEKFNLNVVLVGEDFGSIAGSVYASSIKQSRYNSKSDYIFGSSQSPGLSGATNSKNCTLLEYSIELEPINRNIGSVSFILSKDSVAASKNQDAIATPNRTLELESSILQHHNSGCIFDNLLDVSVVINVTILPCPRGFYLTMSETEKKFYVCKCDPQLIQKYYVEYCNVENKTGFLHPSKNVWIGPNNENDYADSILVHSFCPFDYCNSNSVGVDLTNPDSQCALSHSGVLCGGCPPGLSLAIGSSRCKDCTDQNGDIAFLGAFIVAGVVLVFFIKVFDLTVAHGTINGLIFYANVVWINQGVFFSNVGDHDENMFFGLMKGFIAWLNLDFGIETCFFDGLDGYWKTWLQFAFPLYLWFLAGLIVLLCHYSIRATKLFGNNAAGVLCTVILLSYMKLLRTIVSALSPAVLHQFNPPDKKWVWLMDGNVDYLEPKHSILFGVALLMLLFLWLPYTFALLFVRCLYRFPCATRFMPNLKPFIDFYTGPLKVKHHYWVGLTLLGRVVLAITAIVFQTVSPSLSISVLCIMSSIFCAFVVNVYKNTLVAFLELLFLFNIISLGIAFLSFVEDESRVRSSCISSFVCLLLFIAIVCYHVYLTLRKCFRPNQRNGYRDIDAADLGYDDRDDQIKVAATSTIVGLREELLSSTEL; this is encoded by the coding sequence ATGATGGTCTCCTTATCCATTTGGATTCTGGGTACCATCCTACTGACTTGTAGGGCGCAGGAATACTATGTCACTACCAACTCATCTGCTTGCCCCCCTGATGCGATTAATTGTCACACTCTGGACTACTATGCTATTAATGGAAGCACACGTTGGTTAGGAAAAGAGAATGTCTCTCTTATCTTCCTGGAGGGAAATCACACTACACTGAATGGCTATTTTTGGATATCGGGTGTCAATTTCTTAACTATCACAAGCAGTGGTGATAGAGACAGTGTGTATATTTTCGATACGTTCCCTTTTCTGGCATTGGCGTATAAAAGTCTCGTAATTAAGAATTTGAATTTTGATAATTGCTACTTGTATAGCTATTTACAACACACCAATAAACCTTCTACTAATGTCACCGATGTGATGCGTATAAGAGATTTAAATCTCAGAAATTCTCTGGTATATATTTACACTGCTGAATGGGGTAACATAAGGGATATACTGGTTGAACTAAAAGAGCTGACAACAGATAATAGTTTCCAGCTATTTTATTTTGACTTCTATGCTTTTCACACGGTGCTGACTATTTCAAACTGTGTCTTCCAGCAACCTGTTAGTGTAATCATATTTCGTAATAGCATTCAAGTAAATGTGACAGTCACAGATAGTATATTTAGAAGGATCAACCGCCAATCTGCTCTACAATTTTCACTTTCTAACACTGTAACAGGGGCAGTAACCAAAGACTTTGAATGCTCGCTTATACTCGAGAATGTATCTTTCATTGAAAATAGTGTCACTAGCTTGGAAATACAACAGCCAATGgatgtaataattaatggATCTCAGTTCATCAACAATTCTGGTTTGCTAGGAGGTGCGATAAACGTGTCAGATTCGAGATTATTCTTTGTTGGGGATAACCTATTCCTTAACAACTTTGGTAGCAATGGCGGAGCTATTCATTTATTAAACTCAGTGATTTTGCTTCAAACTAATTCCAGTATTATCTTCCAAGAAAATAGGGCCTCTGAAATCGGGGGTGCTATTTCTATCGAACCTGGTACAAATCAAGGCAATTGTTTTTACAGCCTAACCTTTGATGTCGACAAGGAGAGCACTTCTATTCCTGTGTCTATTGTGTTTGACAACAATACTGCTTTAACTGGTAGTGACATTTATGGTGCTGGCTTACAGAACGATTGTAAAGTTACTCCGAATGGTAACATTAACAGCTGTGATATCCAAAACTCCGTTTTCACATTCCTAACCCGAACCGCATCTTCCGTTTCTACCAGTCCTAAGAGAGTGTGTCTTTGCAAGAATGGTGTGCCTCAATGTGCAAACATCGATTACATCTTTTACAACATGTCCGCAGCTCCCGGAGAAAAGTTCAACCTCAACGTGGTACTTGTGGGAGAGGATTTTGGAAGCATAGCAGGAAGTGTGTATGCTTCCAGTATCAAACAGAGTAGATATAATTCTAAATCTGACTATATTTTTGGTTCCAGTCAAAGCCCTGGACTGTCTGGAGCCACAAATTCTAAAAATTGCACATTACTGGAATACTCCATAGAATTAGAACCAATAAACAGAAATATTGGGAGTGTTAGTTTTATTTTATCTAAAGACAGTGTTGCAGCTTCAAAAAACCAAGACGCAATTGCTACTCCGAACCGTACTCTAGAATTAGAAAGTAGTATCTTGCAGCATCACAATTCCGGATGCATATTTGACAATCTCCTTGATGTATCTGTAGTCATCAATGTGACCATTCTTCCTTGCCCTCGTGGGTTCTACTTGACTATGTCTGAAACTGAAAAAAAATTTTATGTCTGTAAATGTGATCCGCAACTGATTCAGAAGTACTACGTTGAATACTGTAATGTAGAAAATAAAACTGGTTTCCTTCACCCCTCTAAGAATGTCTGGATAGGGCCTAACAATGAAAATGACTATGCCGATTCAATCCTCGTTCACAGCTTCTGCCCATTTGACTACTGCAATTCAAACTCAGTTGGTGTTGACCTGACCAATCCGGACAGCCAGTGTGCTCTCAGTCACAGTGGTGTTCTCTGTGGAGGCTGTCCACCAGGTCTCAGTCTGGCTATTGGAAGCTCTAGATGTAAGGATTGTACCGACCAAAATGGTGACATCGCTTTTCTAGGTGCATTTATTGTAGCTGGTGTTGTCCTTGTGTTTTTCATAAAGGTGTTTGATTTGACTGTTGCCCATGGAACAATCAATGGACTTATCTTCTACGCCAATGTTGTCTGGATAAATCAAGGTGTCTTTTTTTCCAACGTTGGTGATCACGATGAAAACATGTTTTTTGGCCTAATGAAAGGATTCATTGCGTGGCTAAATCTCGACTTTGGTATTGAAACTTGCTTCTTTGATGGGCTGGATGGTTATTGGAAAACTTGGTTGCAGTTTGCTTTCCCCTTATATCTCTGGTTCTTGGCTGGTCTAATTGTTCTTTTGTGTCACTATTCAATCAGAGCCACCAAGCTGTTTGGAAATAACGCTGCAGGTGTTCTCTGTACTGTGATCCTACTCTCGTATATGAAGCTTTTACGGACTATTGTATCAGCACTTAGTCCTGCAGTTCTTCATCAGTTTAATCCTCCCGATAAAAAATGGGTGTGGTTGATGGACGGCAATGTAGATTATCTTGAACCTAAGCATTCTATTCTATTCGGAGTAGCCTTGCTGATGTTGCTATTCTTGTGGCTACCGTATACGTTTGCACTTTTGTTTGTGCGCTGCCTGTACAGATTCCCCTGTGCTACACGCTTTATGCCAAACTTGAAACCATTCATTGATTTTTACACTGGTCCACTGAAAGTCAAGCATCATTACTGGGTGGGCTTGACTCTACTAGGTCGGGTTGTCCTAGCTATCACTGCTATTGTTTTCCAAACTGTTAGCCCCTCCCTAAGTATCAGTGTTCTCTGTATTATGTCGTCTATCTTCTGTGCATTTGTAGTCAATGTGTATAAAAATACACTGGTTGCGTTTCTGGAGCTACTATTTCTGTTCAACATAATTTCCCTCGGTATTGCATTTCTATCATTTGTGGAGGATGAATCAAGAGTAAGAAGTTCTTGCATTTCAAGTTTTGTTTGTCTCCTCTTGTTTATTGCGATCGTCTGTTATCATGTTTATCTGACATTGAGGAAGTGTTTTCGTCCAAATCAAAGAAATGGATATCGTGATATTGACGCTGCTGATTTGGGCTATGATGATAGGGACGACCAAATTAAAGTAGCCGCGACAAGCACTATTGTTGGGTTACGAGAGGAACTGTTGTCGAGTACTGAATTATAG